In Acidobacteriota bacterium, the sequence GCCGCAGCAGCATTCGCCCGAGCGTCGTCTTGCCGCACCCGGACTCTCCCACCAGGCCCAAAGTCTCACCTGCAAAGATGTCGAATGAGACGCCATTCACAGCCCGGGTTTCCTCAGCGCTGGAGCGTGAGAGTAGGCCGCCGGCTCGGGTGTAGGTCTTTGTGAGTTGCCGGATTTCGACGAGCACCCTTGTCATGCAGCGATGCTAGCAAATGAGTGCCCCTCACTGCGCACAACTCATGCTGGCGGTACAATCCACGTTATGGGCGGCTCTACCACTCCCGTGCCCTCCTTTGGCGCGCCTCCAGGCAGCGAAGAACAATCACGTCCACCGCTGGTTCCAATCGCGATCGGCGCGGTAGCAGTCCTCGTAGCTATAGGTCTGTTTATCGTTTTCGGGCGCAACAGAACCAGCGACACCGCGAGTCCCACGGCAGCCGATCCATATGCTTCAAATTTGGCGATTACCGATGTGGCCATGAGCACGGCTGCGAACTTTGCCGGGCAGCAAGTGACCTACATTGAAGGCAAGATCAAAAATAGCGGGAGCAAGACGGTCGACAATGCTCTGTTGCAGATCGTTTTTAAGGATTCATTGGCACAAATCGTTCAACGCGAGCAGCAACGTCTCATGGTAATCACTACCCGCGAACCCTACATCGACACAGCACCGCTCAGCAGTGCGCCACTGCGTCCCGGGCAATTGAAAGAGTTCCGCCAGACGTTCGAACACGTAAGCGGAGAGTGGAATATGCAGCTCCCGGAAATCACAGTTGTAAAAACCTCTGCCGAATAGCTACACACGGACACGCGGATCCGGCACGTGGGCATTCGCGTAATACATGTCTTCAATAGCTCGCTGTGTTACCGCAGCGAGTTCTCCCATGTCACGAGTCATGTAATTTGCCGGAGAGATCGGCTCCCCGATCAGCAGCTGCAATTCGTGCGGCTGAATGTGAAACGTGTTCATGGGCAGAGCTTCAAACGTGCCGACAATAGCCATCGGGACGACCGGCACCTGCGCTTTGACCGATGCGTAGAAAGCTCCGCTCATGAAGGGCATGATATGACCGTCCGCCGCTCGTCCGCCTTCGGGAAAGATCACCAGCGGCATTCCCGACTTCAATCCCTCAATCGCTTTCCCCAAGCTACGAATCGAGGTGCGCGCGTTGCTGTGATCCACCGGATACTGCCCTGAGCGTTTCAAGTATCCGCCTACAAATGGATATCGAAACAGGTGCTGTTTAGCCAGAATGCGGAACTGAAATGGAAGATTGGCGAATAGCACGGGAATATCCAGCGCCGAAATATGGTTCGCCGCATATACAGCGGGGCACGAAGTATCCACGCGCTCAAGGCCTACGACGCGCACTGGGCACATCGTCGTACGGAGAATCCATTCCGACCACTTACGCGCAATCACATGCTGTTTAGCGCCGCCTCGGTCCACGAATGACGTCGCAAATGCCGCGCTTCCCAGCAGAGCTGTGTAAGAGAAGATCAGCGGATCGAGCACGAAGTACGAGCGCAATCGGCTAAGCCAATGGGAGAGCCCATCCTGCCTAACAATAGAATCACCCTGTTCTTCGACCTCAACCAAGCTGGAGCGATTTTCCACGTAGACATTGTAAAAGGACTGCCGCGGGTCCTCGCGCGGGTCTTGGCTGGAATCACGCAAAGCTGACTTGATCTCCAGCTGTCGTCGAGAATGAGCGAAGTCGGATTTCCTAATTACAAACTTCGCGCAAGAGCATCAGAAACCCGCGCGAGGATGCACGTCAGTCCCTGTAGAGTGTTTGAGTAATTCCGACGCTGCTCCCACGAGGTACACCGAACCAGTAATCACAATGGGCCGATTTCGCCCACGTGCAAGCTCAATCGCCTGCTGCAACGATTCAGCAGCAGTGATCGGAGTCCCCACGTGAGAGGTGAGGTTGCAAATGTCTCCCGCTGAAGCTGCGCGCGGGCTGTTGACTCTGGTGGCAATTACCCCTTCGCCTAATGGGAACAAAATCTCGGCGATTTCAGCGATAGCTTTATCCCGCATCGTCCCAAAAATAAATGTGAGCGGAGTTCCTTGATAGCGCGAAGTTAGTGCCGAACGCAGCGCCCACGCTCCGTCGGGATTGTGAGCGACATCAAGCACAATCTCAGTCGGGCCGGGAACCACCTGGAATCTTCCTGGCCAGCGCGTGCTCGCGATACCACTTGCGATCTGCTGCGCGGAAATGTCGTATGCGAAGCGTTGTTTCAGCTCGACGGCGGAAGCGATCGCCAGGGCAGCGTTTCTCAGTTGATGTCGCCCCGCAAGCGGCGAATCGATGATCACGTGCTTGCCGAAGATATCGAGCGGATAACGATTGTGCGGCGAATCTCCCGACTCAGCCTCGAAGGGCTCCGCTGCGGGCGTAATCGGCGGCATATAGGCGCTCGCGTTCACAGCCTGCACGTCAAGCCCACGCACTGCTTCGCCGAGCGCGTCGTTTACCTCAGGATGCTGCGGCAGAGTCACGAGCAGCCCCTTGGGACGGATAATTCCCGCCTTTTCGCGCGCAATCTCAGTCAGCGTGTTGCCCAGCCACGTGGTGTGATCAAGTGAGATGTCGGTAATGATCGAGATCAGCGGATCAGCTACGTTGGTTGCATCGAGCCGCCCACCAATACCTACCTCCAGGACGGCGATGTCGACTGCCGCACTCGCAAAATAATCAAATGCCATGGCGGTGAGCGTCTCAAAAAAACTGGGATGCTGTTCCAGCTTGCCCACCTGCATCAACCCCTGCGAAACCGCTTCGATCCGCCCATGCATCTCGGCAAATTCCGCATCGCTAATGGGCTCGCCTTCGATCGCTATGCGCTCATTCACGCGCACCAGATGCGGAGAGGTGTAGAGTCCCGGGCGGTATCCTGCTTGGCGAATAATGCTGGCGAGCATCGCCGAGGTCGATCCTTTGCCGTTTGTTCCCGCGATGATAATGCTGGGGAACCGCCGCTCTGGATGCCCAAGCGCTTCGGTAAGCACTCGCATGTGCTCCAAATCGAACTTTCGCCGCGGCTTCTGGTCGTGCTGCGTCCAAAGCTCGGGAGCAAGCGAGAGCAGACTCTCGACTGCAGATTGGTAAGAGGTGGCCAAGGCTACTTGTCTATTTTAGAGGGTACTAAGGATTTCCATCCGCAAAGTAAGGACCGACAACCCGCGTAACTTCTCTTGTTTTAGGAGAGCCGACTCGCAACTGAAGCCAGAGCGAGCGCATCTGTCAGGCACACCACGCCCGGAAAGCATAACCTTTCCATGCGCGACGGCGAGCTTGCTCATAATGCCGCAATCATATCCAACAAACGTGGCAATTCGGGCAGCTCACGCTGAACGACCGCTTCCCGAAACGGGAGCTGAAGCTTGTCGCTATTCGGCTTATGCCGACTCTGGAGCAAAGGGCGGAAAAGAGAAAGGCGTGGGCAAAGGGAGCGGGACAGGCTTAGTCCGAAGATCAGCAGTTCTCATTCGGGGTCTGGCTCTGCTTGAAACAAGCCTTTTCTCAGTCGTTGCGTGTCAATGCAAACGTGGACTTCAAATTGGTGTGAGACCGAACCGAGATCATCGGAGGTCACTTCACTGAATACCTGTCCACACTGAGAGCAGTGGCCTCTCACGATCTTATCTTCGAGCGTAGCATCGGTGATCAGGAAGCCTTTCGGCATATTCGGATTATAGGCAGGGCTGGTTATGAAAACGCGAATATTTCTTCAGTTCATGTGTCCCATGAAGGACAATGCGCGCGACAAATATGGTTTCAAGTCCTTGCGGTGGACTACCGCGTCGAGCATTCCGTGCTCCAGCAGGAATTCGCTGCGTTGAAATCCTTCGGGCAACTTCTGGCGGATAGTCTGCTCGATTACTCGTGGCCCTGCGAAGCCGATGAGGGCTCCCGGCTCTGCGACGTTCAAGTCTCCTAGCATTGCGTAGGATGCCGTTACTCCTCCGGTCGTCGGATCGGTGAGCACTGAAATGTAGGGCAGGCCGGCATCGTCGAGCTTGGCTAGGGCGGCCGAGATCTTCGCCATTTGCATGAGCGAGCCAACTCCCTCCATCATGCGTGCGCCACCCGATGCTGAAATCACGATGAGAGGTTTTCGCTTTTCAATGGCGCGCTCGATTGCCCGGGTAATGGCTTCGCCGACAACTGCTCCCATGCTTCCACCAATGAAGCGGTACTCCATCGCGCTGGCGATTACCGGTTTGCCCTCAAGCGTGCCTTCGGCGTTGATGATTGCATCTGAAATCTCGGTTTCTTTCTGCGCTTTCGCAAGCCGATCTTTGTAAGCCTTGGTGTCGACGAATTTGAGAGGATCGGTGGAGCTGAGGTTCGTCTCTGTTTCTTCCCACTCGCTGTTATCGAGCAGTGTTGCCAAGCGCGTGCGCGCATCAAGCCGGAAATGATACTGGCACTTTGGGCAGACGTTCAGGTTAGCGTCCAGGTCCTTCTTCCAGATGATCTGCCGGCATCCCTCGCACTTCTCCCACAGGCCTTCGGTGCGGACGCGCTTTTCGCCCGATGGGTCAAGTTCTGAACTTTCCCGCCTAAACCATGTCATCTAGTATTCAATTCCCCTTTGCGCGAGAATACCAGCTTCGTATGCGTGCTTTACCTGGCGCATCTCGGTGACCGTATCGGCAACCTCAACGATTTTCGGATGCGCGTTGCGCCCGGTCAAGATTACATGAACCATTTCAGGTTTCTGCTTTAGCATCTCAACGACCTTCTCGGGATCCAGCATGCCATAGCTGATGGCGTAGTTAATTTCGTCGAGGATTACCAGATCCCAATTACCTGAAAGGATCTCCTTGCGGCTCTCTTCCCACGCTTCTTCCACCATGCGGATATCTTCGGGATCAGTCTCGGCCCCGCCGACTTTCACGAATCCACGCCCAAGCTGCTTCATGATGAAGTTGTTCCCAAAGGCCTTCACGGCGTCGAGTTCACCGTAATGCCATGATCCTTTCAGGAACTGCAGCATGAGAATCTTCATCCCATTGCCGACAGCACGAAGCGCCGTACCGATGGCGGCGGTCGTCTTTCCCTTTCCGGAACCAGTGTTGACGATGATGAGACCGCGGCGGACGTCATTCATTTAGGAGATATGAGTCCTCGTGAAATGGACGAATGCCCACAGTGGTATGGATGCTTCCGGATAATTGTAAATGCCCGGTAGATTTGCTCCAGCAAGACAACGCGTGCGAGTTCGTGGGGAAGTGTCATTTTGCCGAATGAGAGAATCCGACTCGCAGCCCGGCGGGCTGCATCGCTGAATCCATCGGCTGGGCCGATCGCGAAGATCAATTGCTGTACATCGGCGGAGTGCTGGGATTCGATGAAGTCGGCGAATTGTTCCGAAGTGATATCCTTACCGCGATTATCAAGCAGTACCAGCAGAGGCTTTGTACGACCAGCGGATTGTTCGAGCAGCTTGAGTAGAGAGCTTTCGTTGTGCAAGTCTGAAGCTTCGATCGATTGATACTTGGAAATGCGGCTCGCATACTCCCGAGTGAGAGCATCGTAAGCCGGTTCTTTGCTGCGTGACTTCGGCGCGATCCACAGGACGCGCAGCTTCATTTCAGCTGTCCAAAATAGATGTTGGTGTCGTACTCAAATGCCACGACAGCGCTTTGTTCGTGCTTGCGGAAGATTCTTTCCAGCTCAGCCAGCATGACAGCGTAATTAGGATGATCGGATTTCGGAGCGTATGAGGCCGAGAGCACCCGCCCTTTGAGGGCTTCGAAGTCAAAGAATTGCGAACTGTCGAGGCAGACCTTCTCGAAGCGGCCAGAGAAGAAGTCAGAGATCACCTCAACGGCATTCCGTCCCTGCGTCTTTACTTGAGCATAGTCTGTTCCGAATTGAAGAAGGAGCTGTTCATAGTCGCGTTGAAAGGGACTCGACTCGAAGCGTCGATCGTTCCAAAGCAGCACGACCCAACCGCCGGGCTGGAGAACTCTCACAAACTCGACTTTTGCGCGCGGCCAATCAAACCAGTGGAATGACTGTGCTGCCGTAACGAATGAAACAGAGCTACTGGCCAGATGTGTGTCTTCGGCTGAGCCGTCAATACTGTGATACTGGCGGTGATGTCCGAGAAGCTGTTGGCCGGCATTGCGCATTTCCGCGTTCGGTTCCACGGCGAAGATTTCATTCCCATTCTCGAGGAATAGCCGAGCGAGGTTGCCTGGCCCGGAACCGATATCGGCTATGACCGAATTGGAACTTAGTCCACAGCTCTCCTTAAGCACACGAAGTACTTCGGGAGGATATCCTGGCCGGTACTTAATGTAGTCACCCACGCGATCGGAGAAGCGTGTGAGTGCGTTGGCTGGCTTCGGCTTCATCAAGACGACTTGCGACGATGTGCCGTAACTCTGGCCGACTTTGGAGCGCCGGCGCCGTGGGTCCGGGATCCGACTTTTGCCGGAGCCTTCGTTCGACTGAACTTAGCAGAGCGCGGAGTGGCAGCGGGCTTCTTCAAATCGGCGATTGTTACTTTGCGCGCCGACTTCCAGAGCCGCTCCAAATCGTAGAACTTGCGCGAAGCCTCCGAAAAAATGTGGACAACAAAATCCAGATAGTCGATCAGGATCCAGTCGGCCTGGTTGTAGCCTTCCACCTGATTAGCAGGCACGCCAGACTTCTTGAGGCGCAGCTCCACTTCATCTGCGATCGCTTGAATTTGCCGTGGATTCCTTCCCGTGCAAATGAGGAAGTAGTCGGTGAATGCCGATGAATTTTTGTCCATTTCGAGGATGCTGATGTCCTCCCCTTTTTTCTCTTCGCAAGCCTGAACGGCAGACACTACCTGGCTTCGGATCTGGGCATTCATTCCTGTGGTTGGATTCTTCTCCGTTGTCGAGGTTTTCCTGTACTCGATTCTAGACTGTGGGACATTTCAGCGCCGTGATTTCTTTTCAACATTAGGCGCAGGCGTGGCGGCGCCTGCACTGTCAGGAGTGGCAGTGGAACGGTAAAGCCGAATCTTGCGGATGTATTCGGCGACAGCGTCTCCAACATATGCCTCAAGTCTCCTGCCCGAGGAAGCAGCGGCAGCGCGCAATTGCGTGGAGGACACGCGCTCAGAGACATCCCCAAGCAGACGCAGAGTGACGCCAGAGAACGCCATCAGGGCGCCTGAAGGCGCCAGCCCATCGCCTGCCTTATTCGCGGTTTCCAGAACTTCAGGCTTAGGCCGAAGTTGCTCCGGAAGCGCGCCAGCTATGTCGCCGAGAGAATATCCGGGGCGATTCGCAACGATGAACTCGCATTCTTTGAGCAGCTCCACCGCGCGATGCCAATTGGCAACGGTTAGAAATGCATCGATGCCAACGAGGAAGTACAGCTTGTCCGCTTTCTTCAGAGTGCTCTTGAGCCGACGAACCGTTTCGAGCGAGAAATTGGGCTTACCGGTCTCTCTAAAGAGACGCGCCTCGAAGTCAGAGGGAATGAAGGTTGAATGCCCCTGCGTGGCCAGTGCAACCATGGCCATTCGGTGCGCAAACGGAGTAAGCGCGTGATCTTGCTTATGAGGCGGCAACTCGGCCGGAACGAACAGTACCTTGCCAAGTTCGAACTGCTTCGTCGCGCTCTCGGCGACAGCGATGTGTCCACGATGAACAGGATCGAACGTACCGCCGAAGAAGGCGAGGTTCACGGGACACAGTGTATACGTCGCGAGCAGCTTCGCTAATCGGCTCTCGGCGTTCGGCTATCGGCTATCGGCTTTCGGCCTGTCGCGGTTTATTGTTCAGGTAAGGCGTACCGGCCGAACGCCAAGAGCCTACGCCGAAAGCCTGTTTTCCCTTCACCCGATGGCCCGATCACCCGATTGAGAAAAATCCCCGGCTGATAAAATCAATTTCTCCATGGTCTTGCCCTTTGTCCGCGAGTTGCTTGCGGACGTTGAAAAGTCCCAGGCCTTCCGGCGTACGACATCCCACCTGAAGAGTCGTGCGGGGCGGCGTGGTGTCTCTGGGCTCACCAACTCTGCCAAGGCTCTACACCTTCCCTTGGTATCAGCAGCGGCTGGGGCTCCGCTCATTGTCATTGTGGAGAGCAATCGCGCGGCGGAAGAGATGTTGCCGGCCTTGCAGTCCATGGCAGAGCTCACCGGCGCTCTAAGTCCCAAGGCAATTCTCAAGCTGCCTGCACACGACGTCCTGCCGTTCGAGAACCTTTCTCCTCATCCGGAAATTCAGGAAGAACGGGCTTCGGTACTCTGGAAGATTGCGACCGGTGCGGCTTCAATCATCGTTGTGCCGCTAGAGGCGGCGTCGATGCGCTTGAATTCCGCTGAGTTTTATGCGGACCTGGCTCGCATTGTGCGGCGCGGTGAGACAATCGATATCGATCCGTTAATCGAGCATCTCCGCACAATCGGCTATAACTCTGCCGATGCCGTCGACATGCCGGGGGAGTTTGCGCTGCGTGGCGGGATTCTCGACGCTTATCCGCCCGAGGCGGATCGTCCCTTGCGCATTGAATTCTTCGGCGATGAAGTCGAGACGATCCGGAAATTCGATCCCGGCACACAACGATCCGCTGCGCCGGTCGATGAAGTCGTCCTCCTGCCGCTCACGGAAACGCCAGTAAACGAGCGCGTTCTTGGCGTGATCCATTCGCGGCTCTCAGGAAAGCGACTGAGCGGGAGCGAATCTGAGCTCGAACAAGCGATCGCTGCCACAGGAGTGACGGTGTTTCCCGGCTGGGAGTTCTACGCGCCTGTCGCCGGTTCAGGACAACATCTCTTTGATCTCCTGCCCAACGCGCTGGCGATTGTCGATGAACCTTCAGCAGTCTTGGCCAAGCAGGAGGAATGGTGGAACAAGGTCAAAGATCGCCATGAGCGCAGCGGCGTCGGAACACTGGTGCGGCCGGAGGAGATCTATTTCTCCCCTGAGGAGTGGCGTGAACGTCTGCAGCGAGCTCCAGGCATCGACATCGAGCGCCTCGGAATTGCTGATGCGGGAGATGATGCCACGCACGAGGAATTCACCTTCCACTCGCGTCCGACTACGCGATTCCACGGCTCAATTCGGGCTATGGTGGACGAAGTTAAAAGGCTGACCGCAGAAGGCCGTCGCGTAATCTTTGCCGCTCCCAATATGGGAGAAGTCGAGCGGCTCGCAGACGTCTTCACGGAATATTCGCTCCCGTTTCGGCTAGGTAGCCGCGTTCCGTCGCCCGGCAGTGAGAGCTACCTGGACGAAACCTCCTTCTTTGCCGGCGAGATGAGTACGACGACGATTGTGAAAGCGGTGTTGCCGGCAGGCATGGAGATTGCCGATGCAAACCTGGTTCTATTTGGCGCTCACGATCTCTTTGACGATTCCGACTTAGTGGTTTCGCAGCCTCTCCGGCAGAAGTCGAAAGTTTCTGCCTTCCTCTCTGATTTCCGCGATCTCGTTGCCGGGGATTATGTGGTTCACGTGGAGCACGGCATCGCGCAATATCAAGGTTTGAAAGAA encodes:
- a CDS encoding 1-acyl-sn-glycerol-3-phosphate acyltransferase encodes the protein MRDSSQDPREDPRQSFYNVYVENRSSLVEVEEQGDSIVRQDGLSHWLSRLRSYFVLDPLIFSYTALLGSAAFATSFVDRGGAKQHVIARKWSEWILRTTMCPVRVVGLERVDTSCPAVYAANHISALDIPVLFANLPFQFRILAKQHLFRYPFVGGYLKRSGQYPVDHSNARTSIRSLGKAIEGLKSGMPLVIFPEGGRAADGHIMPFMSGAFYASVKAQVPVVPMAIVGTFEALPMNTFHIQPHELQLLIGEPISPANYMTRDMGELAAVTQRAIEDMYYANAHVPDPRVRV
- a CDS encoding bifunctional folylpolyglutamate synthase/dihydrofolate synthase, with the protein product MATSYQSAVESLLSLAPELWTQHDQKPRRKFDLEHMRVLTEALGHPERRFPSIIIAGTNGKGSTSAMLASIIRQAGYRPGLYTSPHLVRVNERIAIEGEPISDAEFAEMHGRIEAVSQGLMQVGKLEQHPSFFETLTAMAFDYFASAAVDIAVLEVGIGGRLDATNVADPLISIITDISLDHTTWLGNTLTEIAREKAGIIRPKGLLVTLPQHPEVNDALGEAVRGLDVQAVNASAYMPPITPAAEPFEAESGDSPHNRYPLDIFGKHVIIDSPLAGRHQLRNAALAIASAVELKQRFAYDISAQQIASGIASTRWPGRFQVVPGPTEIVLDVAHNPDGAWALRSALTSRYQGTPLTFIFGTMRDKAIAEIAEILFPLGEGVIATRVNSPRAASAGDICNLTSHVGTPITAAESLQQAIELARGRNRPIVITGSVYLVGAASELLKHSTGTDVHPRAGF
- a CDS encoding acetyl-CoA carboxylase carboxyl transferase subunit beta; the protein is MTWFRRESSELDPSGEKRVRTEGLWEKCEGCRQIIWKKDLDANLNVCPKCQYHFRLDARTRLATLLDNSEWEETETNLSSTDPLKFVDTKAYKDRLAKAQKETEISDAIINAEGTLEGKPVIASAMEYRFIGGSMGAVVGEAITRAIERAIEKRKPLIVISASGGARMMEGVGSLMQMAKISAALAKLDDAGLPYISVLTDPTTGGVTASYAMLGDLNVAEPGALIGFAGPRVIEQTIRQKLPEGFQRSEFLLEHGMLDAVVHRKDLKPYLSRALSFMGHMN
- the cobO gene encoding cob(I)yrinic acid a,c-diamide adenosyltransferase, producing the protein MNDVRRGLIIVNTGSGKGKTTAAIGTALRAVGNGMKILMLQFLKGSWHYGELDAVKAFGNNFIMKQLGRGFVKVGGAETDPEDIRMVEEAWEESRKEILSGNWDLVILDEINYAISYGMLDPEKVVEMLKQKPEMVHVILTGRNAHPKIVEVADTVTEMRQVKHAYEAGILAQRGIEY
- a CDS encoding rRNA methyltransferase, with the translated sequence MKLRVLWIAPKSRSKEPAYDALTREYASRISKYQSIEASDLHNESSLLKLLEQSAGRTKPLLVLLDNRGKDITSEQFADFIESQHSADVQQLIFAIGPADGFSDAARRAASRILSFGKMTLPHELARVVLLEQIYRAFTIIRKHPYHCGHSSISRGLISPK
- a CDS encoding SAM-dependent methyltransferase, translated to MKPKPANALTRFSDRVGDYIKYRPGYPPEVLRVLKESCGLSSNSVIADIGSGPGNLARLFLENGNEIFAVEPNAEMRNAGQQLLGHHRQYHSIDGSAEDTHLASSSVSFVTAAQSFHWFDWPRAKVEFVRVLQPGGWVVLLWNDRRFESSPFQRDYEQLLLQFGTDYAQVKTQGRNAVEVISDFFSGRFEKVCLDSSQFFDFEALKGRVLSASYAPKSDHPNYAVMLAELERIFRKHEQSAVVAFEYDTNIYFGQLK
- the rsfS gene encoding ribosome silencing factor — its product is MNAQIRSQVVSAVQACEEKKGEDISILEMDKNSSAFTDYFLICTGRNPRQIQAIADEVELRLKKSGVPANQVEGYNQADWILIDYLDFVVHIFSEASRKFYDLERLWKSARKVTIADLKKPAATPRSAKFSRTKAPAKVGSRTHGAGAPKSARVTAHRRKSS
- the nadD gene encoding nicotinate (nicotinamide) nucleotide adenylyltransferase produces the protein MLATYTLCPVNLAFFGGTFDPVHRGHIAVAESATKQFELGKVLFVPAELPPHKQDHALTPFAHRMAMVALATQGHSTFIPSDFEARLFRETGKPNFSLETVRRLKSTLKKADKLYFLVGIDAFLTVANWHRAVELLKECEFIVANRPGYSLGDIAGALPEQLRPKPEVLETANKAGDGLAPSGALMAFSGVTLRLLGDVSERVSSTQLRAAAASSGRRLEAYVGDAVAEYIRKIRLYRSTATPDSAGAATPAPNVEKKSRR